A single genomic interval of Spinacia oleracea cultivar Varoflay chromosome 6, BTI_SOV_V1, whole genome shotgun sequence harbors:
- the LOC130463464 gene encoding uncharacterized protein → MWKIWKERNTRIFQSSSTTPRQLQDLILLRLSWWIKGWSDPFPYSSEDVICNPECLQWSPTLQQPNTLHTLQSTHQRSPPPKDTLKCNVDASLNSTLHRLSIGGVLRDSNGSFICMFSTPMPTMEINSAEVFAIHRALKVYTSNDMLANQALIIESDSANDVRWCGKELGGPWNLHFALNFIRNTSPSSPNISITHKSRASNTVADALAKQGLGRRDEFLAWM, encoded by the coding sequence ATGTGGAAaatttggaaggaaagaaaTACCAGAATTTTTCAAAGCTCCTCCACTACACCAAGGCAGTTACAAGACTTAATACTACTGCGTTTAAGTTGGTGGATCAAAGGATGGAGTGACCCCTTCCCATATAGTTCGGAAGATGTGATTTGCAACCCTGAATGCCTCCAGTGGTCACCTACTCTCCAGCAGCCCAACACTCTACACACACTTCAGTCAACACACCAACGGTCTCCTCCACCCAAGGACACCCTAAAATGTAACGTTGACGCATCACTGAATTCCACCCTTCACAGATTATCAATTGGAGGTGTTCTCCGCGACTCCAATGGCAGCTTCATTTGCATGTTCTCCACACCTATGCCAACAATGGAGATTAATTCAGCCGAAGTCTTTGCGATACATAGAGCACTAAAAGTCTATACAAGTAATGACATGCTAGCAAATCAAGCCCTTATTATCGAATCAGACTCTGCTAACGATGTTCGGTGGTGTGGCAAGGAGCTAGGAGGACCGTGGAATCTTCACTTTGCTCTCAACTTCATCCGTAACACATCCCCTAGTAGCCCAAACATCTCCATCACCCACAAAAGTCGTGCTTCGAACACTGTGGCAGATGCCTTAGCTAAACAAGGCCTCGGTAGGCGGGATGAGTTCCTAGCATGGATGTAA
- the LOC110797714 gene encoding WUSCHEL-related homeobox 2 codes for MEENHIDDHELNVDHDVDDQEGEERSGVGGSRWNPTKEQIEMLERIYSSEGVRTPSAEQIRQITARLRVYGHIEGKNVFYWFQNHKARQRQKQRHDRLLATAAATAAAAAANSSANHFAARFIAPTPPHYHPNPTVHLNALPHRPIFPTYHHHFLPNPNVMCNPYYHMPQANIGLYNPPQHHYIAPATVDHDHHGMKKRPSKPSMNKTMNQNTARGDNTVIRVPPGSTLSGYCTAMMNNNTKSMDEHQGDSMGMRTLNLFPVHPTGILEHKLGGNNYNNSAANSCATSSSSDTNYVNDHHHHHTNFFDFFSSESG; via the exons ATGGAGGAAAACCATATTGATGATCATGAGCTTAATGTTGATCATGATGTGGATGATCAAGAGGGTGAGGAAAGATCAGGTGTTGGAGGGTCGAGATGGAATCCAACAAAGGAGCAAATAGAGATGTTAGAGAGGATTTATAGTAGTGAGGGTGTAAGGACACCAAGTGCAGAACAGATACGCCAGATTACTGCTCGACTAAGAGTGTATGGTCATATTGAAGGGAAGAATGTTTTCTATTGGTTTCAAAATCATAAGGCTAGACAACGTCAGAAACAAAGGCATGACCGTTTACTTGCTACGGCTGCAGCGacggcggcggcggcggcggctAATTCTTCTGCTAATCACTTTGCTGCTCGTTTTATTGCTCCTACACCTCCTCATTATCATCCTAATCCTACTGTTCATCTTAATGCTTTACCTCATCGCCCAATTTTTCCTACTTACCACCATCATTTTCTTCCTAATCCAAACG TTATGTGCAACCCATATTACCATATGCCACAGGCCAACATTGGGTTATATAATCCTCCACAACATCACTACATTGCACCCGCAACAGTTGATCACGATCATCACGGAATGAAGAAGAGACCATCAAAACCTAGCATGAACAAGACAATGAATCAGAATACGGCACGTGGTGATAATACCGTAATTCGGGTCCCACCAGGTTCAACTCTAAGTGGATATTGTACTGCCATGATGAACAACAACACAAAATCAATGGACGAGCATCAAGGGGATTCAATGGGGATGAGAACACTGAATCTTTTCCCTGTGCACCCAACCGGAATATTGGAGCACAAGCTTGGtggaaataattataataattcagCTGCGAATTCTTGTGCTACAAGCTCTTCATCTGATACAAATTATGTGAacgatcatcatcatcaccacaCAAACTTCTTTGATTTCTTTTCTAGTGAAAGTGGTTGA